Below is a genomic region from Frankiales bacterium.
CGAGGGCTTCGCCCGCGTCTACGAGTCCGACATGCTCGCCAAGCCCGACCCCGGCACGTTCCAGGTGCTGCCCTGGCGCGGCGAGAGCCCCGGCACGGCCCGCATGTTCTGCGACATCCTCATGCCGGACGGCAGCCCGTCCTACGCCGACCCCCGTCACGTCCTCAAGCGCGCGCTCAACCGCGCCGCCGACCTCGGCTTCAGCTTCTACACCCACCCCGAGATCGAGTTCTTCCTGCTCGAGCAGGGGTTCGAGCGGGGCGCCGTCCCGCGACCGATCGACGACGTCGGCTACTTCGACCACACGCCGCACGGGCAGGGCTACGACTTCCGCCGCCAGGCCATCACGATGCTCGAGGCGATGGGCATCTCGGTGGAGTTCAGCCACCACGAGGGTGCGCCCGGCCAGCAGGAGATCGACCTGCGCTACGCCGACGCGCTCACCACCGCGGACAACATCATGACCTTCCGGCTGGTGATGAAGGAGGTCGCGCTCGAGCAGGGCGTGTACGCGACCTTCATGCCCAAGCCGTTCCCCGACCACCCCGGGTCCGGCATGCACACGCACGTGTCGCTCTTCGAGGGCGACCGCAACGCGTTCTACGAGGCCGGCGCGGAGTTCCAGCTGTCCAAGGTGGGCCGCAGCTTCATCGCCGGGCTGCTGCGCCACGCCCCGGAGATCACCGCGGTCACCAACCAGTGGGTCAACAGCTACAAGCGGCTCGGCGGCGGCGGAGAGGCGCCGGCGTACGTGTGCTGGGGCCACAACAACCGCTCGGCTCTCGTGCGCATCCCGATGTACAAGCCCACCAAGGGCAACGCCACGCGCATCGAGTTCCGCTCGATCGACACCGCGGCCAACCCCTATCTCGCGTTCGCGGTCATGCTGGCCGCGGGGCTCAAGGGCGTCGAGGAGGGCTACGAGCTGCCCCCCGGCGCGGAGGACGACGTCTGGGCCCTCACCGAGGCCGAGCGCCGCGCCCTGGGGATCGAGCCGCTGCCCAGCTCGCTGGGCCAGGCGGTCACGGTGATGGAGCGCAGCGAGCTGGTCGCCGAGACCCTCGGCGAGCACGTCTTCGACTTCTTCCTGCGCAACAAGCGGGCCGAGTGGGCCGAGTACCGGCGACAGGTGACCCCGTTCGAGCTCGCGCGCTACCTCCCGGTCCTGTGAGCGACCAGCGGCGCACGCGTCTGCTCGTGGTGCGCAACGACCCCACCGACCCGCCCGCGCTGCTCGGCCGGTGGTGGGCCGAGGCCGGCGTCGAGGTGGTCGAGGTGCTCGCCGACGCGGGGGAGCCCGTGCCCGAGTCGCTGCCCGAGGACGTGGACGGGCTCGTGGTGCTCGGCGGCGCGATGGCGGCGTGGGAGGACGACGTCGCCCCCTGGCTGCCGGCCGAGCGCGCGCTCGTGGCGCGCACGGTGGACGAGGGCCGGCCGGTGCTCGGCGTGTGCCTCGGTGGGCAGGTGATGACCCTGGCCTGCGGCGGTCGGGTCGAGCGGGCGCAGACCGCCGAGGTGGGCATCACCGAGCTCACGCTGCTGCCCGCGGCCGAGAAGGACCCGTTGCTCTCGCAGGTCCCCCAGGGCGCACCGGTGGGCCAGTTCCACATCGACGCGATGACCGTGCTGCCCGACGGCGCCGTCCCGCTCGCGTCCACGGCGGCGTGCGCCCACCAGGCGTACCGCATCGGCGAGCACGCCTGGGCGCTCCAGTTCCACCCGGAGATCGACGCCGCGATCATGGACAGCTGGATCGACGACGACTCCGACACCGTCGCCCGTCTCGGCCTCGACCGCGACGAGGTGGTGCGGCCGTTCGTGGAGCGCGAGGACGAGCTCGTCGCCGCGTGGCGTCCCTTCGCGATCGCGTTCGCCGACGTGGTCCGGGCCGGCGCGCGGGACTGACGTGCCGTCGGACGCGGCGCCCGGCGACCGGGCCGGGAGCCTGCAGGGCCGGCTCGCCCGCCTCGGGTTCGTCGACGCCGGCGCCGCCGTCCGGCTGCTGAGCGCCCCGGGCCTCGTGGCACTGGGCGAGGACGCCGTCGACGACCTCGCCCTCGCGCCCGACCCGGACCTCGCGCTCGCGACGCTCGCCCGCATCGCCGACACCGGGGCGCTGGCCTCGGCCGCGCTCGTCGGCGCGCTCGACACCGACCCGCGCCTGCGCGCCCGGGTGTACGCCGTGCTCGGCACCTCGGCCGCGCTCGGCGACCATCTCGTGCGCCACCCCGACCACGTGACCGTGCTGGCGGGACCCGGCCCGGACGACGAGCCCGCGGTGCGCCTGCCGGACGGCACGGAGATGCGGGCCGAGCTCATGCGCGCGGTGGGCGCCGATCCCTCCGACGCGCAGCCGGTCGCCGGCAAGTCGGCGGGCGACGCGCTCGCGGCGCTGCGGGCGGCGTACCGGCGCGAGCTGCTGGCCGTCGCCGCGGCCGACCTCGCCGACGGGGCGCCCTTCGCCGACGTCGCGGCCGCCCTGGCCGACCTGGCCGACGCGACGCTCGAGACGGCGCTCGCCGTGGCCCGCGCCGAGCACCCGGACGACGCCCGGCGCTGCCGGCTGGCAGTGGTCGCGATGGGCAAGTGCGGCGGCCGGGAGCTGAACTACATCTCCGACGTCGACGTGCTGTTCGTGGCCGAGGCGGTCGACGACGCCGACGAGACCGAGGCGCTGCGCTCGGCGACGCGGCTGGCCCAGGCGCTCATGCGCGCGTGCAGCGCGCCGACCGCCGAGGGGACGATCTGGGAGGTCGACGCCAACCTGCGGCCCGAGGGCCGGCAGGGCACGCTCGTGCGCACGCTGCCGTCGTACGAGGGCTACTACCGGCGCTGGGCCTCGACGTGGGAGTTCCAGGCGCTGCTCAAGGCGCGCCCTGCCGCGGGCGACCTCGCGCTCGGGGCGCGGTTCGTCGACCTCGTGACCCCGATGGTGTGGTCTGCTGCGGGCCGCCCGAACTTCGTCGAGGACACGCAGGCG
It encodes:
- a CDS encoding glutamine synthetase; amino-acid sequence: MDKQTEFVLRTIEERDIRFVRLWFTDVLGMLKSVAVAPAELEGAFAEGIGFDGSAIEGFARVYESDMLAKPDPGTFQVLPWRGESPGTARMFCDILMPDGSPSYADPRHVLKRALNRAADLGFSFYTHPEIEFFLLEQGFERGAVPRPIDDVGYFDHTPHGQGYDFRRQAITMLEAMGISVEFSHHEGAPGQQEIDLRYADALTTADNIMTFRLVMKEVALEQGVYATFMPKPFPDHPGSGMHTHVSLFEGDRNAFYEAGAEFQLSKVGRSFIAGLLRHAPEITAVTNQWVNSYKRLGGGGEAPAYVCWGHNNRSALVRIPMYKPTKGNATRIEFRSIDTAANPYLAFAVMLAAGLKGVEEGYELPPGAEDDVWALTEAERRALGIEPLPSSLGQAVTVMERSELVAETLGEHVFDFFLRNKRAEWAEYRRQVTPFELARYLPVL
- a CDS encoding type 1 glutamine amidotransferase, yielding MGRVPATGDPVRARALPPGPVSDQRRTRLLVVRNDPTDPPALLGRWWAEAGVEVVEVLADAGEPVPESLPEDVDGLVVLGGAMAAWEDDVAPWLPAERALVARTVDEGRPVLGVCLGGQVMTLACGGRVERAQTAEVGITELTLLPAAEKDPLLSQVPQGAPVGQFHIDAMTVLPDGAVPLASTAACAHQAYRIGEHAWALQFHPEIDAAIMDSWIDDDSDTVARLGLDRDEVVRPFVEREDELVAAWRPFAIAFADVVRAGARD